attatttctttggTCTCCAATGttggactttattttaatttctatgaAATAGAAGTATATTACAAGTCTCACACGATTATcgttcttttctgtttttgtttccTATAATTTCCACCTCATTTCGACTTTAAAAAGTGGATTCTTCTTGTCAAACAGTCATTTTCCTCTTTGAAAGAGGTTTAAAATTTAATGCAGCGACATATCTCAACCACCCTTGAATTTTATCCACTAGAAATCAATGTGGTTTCCATAATATACCAGCTATCAatgttttagtatttattaattattaccgTTCtgactattttaattaatttattttaattaccaaatATTTCTGTTtatactaattaataaaattgaaagattTGGTCACCTTCTAATAATTAGTGTATTTTGCACTTTCAACAAATAGCATATTATTTAAAGAGTTACTTAATATCAGTTTATTATAGTTTCTACCTATTTTTACTTATTCACCTATTCCGTTATTAATAATTGACTTTTTGAAACCCTTGACGCGACGTGCCTGAGCATGCGTGGCTTGATTCTAACTTTGAACTTTTCGCTCAAACGATTCAAGCTAAGGTTGACAATAGTGGAGATTTTTTAATGGATACCCAAGTGAAACATGCTCATAGTAAAAATAGAGTTCTATTAAATTTATTACATAAATACTTGCGTATGATTTTCACCAACTATATTAGAAGTGCATGTGAGATATTAGAATTGcataagtataaaaataaattcaagagAGATGTGCTTATATTATTGTGAGTTGAACATCATGGGTAAATTGATAGTTTAAGTGAAATCCATACAAATATCTTATCCCatacaatagataaatagaATAAGTCATGCATCTCCCACTccatataattagatattaaaaataccaCGGAGAattttactaattaaaaatttctatgaacacaaaataatagttattattatatatttttatatatttataaatattgttttaatttttttaacaaagtgGTCAATTATTAATGAAtgcaattctaatttaattatgttATTATGAAGTTtgattacatatataaatttaatgacaattaattagtaactaattttttttaactatttaatattgatattttaaaaagtaaagtatattttgtctttgaaatttattaaaaattttaaaaatatttttaagttttatttgattttaattttatccaaaatattttttatttgtataaaatatattcttgataattaaacttttaaaaaatttaagtccaatttaacaataattaatgacaatgatatttgatttgttttttgttgaaagttatttttttaaaattgttgtgGAATTAAtctttaagttttttaaaaaattaactgctaagaatatatttgatacaaattaaaaaattttagaataaaattaaaataaaatacttgcCAATCCTTATTTCTATTGGCATGATGAATGAttgaattctaatttaatttcgcTTCTCTTAGGCCTTAGCGGTGAATTATTGAGGAGTTCACATCATTAATTGGTCCTGTCCACATGCGACTCAAATCTTGTCCTTATGTCTGTGTCTGTGCCTAATGAAATCATATACTATATGAGTAACTTTTTGTTCACTTGATCATGATCACCGCCACCACATTTTTGTGTCGATCTATTTATTATGGGCAACCCATGCAAGTAGCAGGCAAGTGGGCACCAAATCCTTTTCTAGTCAGCCCCTACCTCTCCACTTTCTTCCTAACAAGGTCCAGAGAGTCTCAGACTTTGAGAGCTCCACTTTGGTCCATAGGATACTTATCATTATCCTTGTTTTTCACCCAACTATTATTTCCTTTTAGCCGAATGCTATTTCTACAACCGGATTGACAACTCATCGCACGGAAAGCTTTAGAACCATGTAGATGTCATTAGTGGGAATAGGATTTGCACTAACTCTCTACAAAATCATACAGGAGGCCTTTTAATAAGCAAAAATGTTattcaaatactaaaattagttactaatatatttgtatataaatatatatctgatttaatttatttttaattagttactaatatatttgtatataaatatatatctaatttaatttatttttaatgtgtatttgtatttcaatatatattttatactaatagttaattttagtgactgattttaatcTACGCGTAACGTAACCGTTTAATAAATTATCATCGGATAAACCAATTTGATTAGTGGAAAGAGACGTTAGTCGTAGTATGTTCACTTATCTCCTTAAACAAATAACAAGTCTcaagattttaaattatattttgtgcATGCAATACTTTATTAATCaatcacaaatttttaaataaaacttaaatctaTAATGAATTAACTTACTATGTtagagatactacaagaaataaaaaggtTTATCATTaggtaatttattattaatggAGTACTTGtgagaaataaaaagaattatcaTTGGTAATTTGTTATTAATGTTTAAATAGTCAGATTGTTcttctaatataaattttagattttattttatatttggtttCTATATATGCTTCTCTCAACTAAATTTGATAGATGTATTTCATATGTATTTGTCTTGTCAAAGTTCTACAGTTTAAGTAACATTGATAGAAAAATTCagtagtaaaataaatatataagtaaCTTACGTACTACtaagatatattttattcatatattagTTACAAATCATCTGTAACTTctttttatattcatttatataaaaattatttagtgtAGTTTAGTTTAATGAAAATGTAATCGTTTAATTAACAGTAAATTTGATAGAACTGCGCATGTAGTAttagaaaagtaaattgggaaTGAAGTCTAGTTGAAAAGGATtatgtaaatataatattttttgaacatGCGAAAGGAAGATAATAATAACTGATagtcttttaaaattgatacaGATTTCTGGACAAGGCAACCGTGGTGACAGAAGGGGATGATACAAAGTCACCAAACTTATGGAAGCTAAACACAATTCACAGGGTTGAGGAACTAAAATCTTTGATCAGAATGGGCCCAATATGGGCCTCAGGTATTCTTCTGATCACAGCCTATGCCCAACAAGGCACATTCTCCCTCCAACAAGCAAAAACAATGGACAGACACCTCACCAAAACCTTCCAGATCCCAGCAGGCTCCATGTCCGTCTTCACCATTACGGCCATGCTCGCCACCACAGCCTTCTACGATCGAGTCTTCATCCGTATAGCCCGCCGGTTCACCGGGCTTGACCGAGGCATCAGCTTCCTCCACAGGATGGGGATTGGGTTTGTGATCTCAACCTTGGCCACCCTAGTTGCCGGATTCGTCGAAATTAAGCGTAAGAAGGCCGCTATGGCCCATGGGCTTATTGACCATTCCTCTGCTATAATCCCTATTTCTGTATTTTGGCTTGTACCACAGTATGGGCTTCATGGAATTGCCGAGGCCTTTATGTCCATTGGGCACCTTGAGTTTTTCTATGACCAGGCTCCAGAGAGTATGAGAAGCACCGCTATGGCACTCTTTTGGACTTCCATTTCTCTTGGGAACTATGTGAGCACACTTTTGGTCACTATGGTCCATAAGTTCACTCGTGGGCCCAATGGGTCTAATTGGCTTCCGGATAATAACCTCAACAAAGGAAAGTTAGAGTACTTTTATTGGCTCATCACAATCTTGCAATtccttaatcttatttactacATATTTTGTGTCAAATACTACACTTACAAGCCAATTCAGGTCCATGACAAAGATAGCACCAGCTCAGAAGAGAATCAAGTGGAACTTACCACCGTTTAATAGGAATTCAGTTATTTACTTGTTTTGAGTTTCCCATTGTTTTCAGCTAGATCGCCTGCATGCTTTGCAGACACTTGGAAACCACGTactataaataataatgatcattattattactaaaaatGAAGACAGAAGAAAAGTACCGGGATCATATTATGTTGTTTTCATGTTTCCACAAATGTTACAAAGATGATATACAGAAGTTACAAAATAATGATGTATAGAAGGAAGATATGTGTGTGTGTAGAGGAACTTACCAATGACTTGAGTAATAATTTTATCTTGGTGTAGTggttacataaaaatatatatttttcaccATTTTTATCTCGAAGGATGTATACGTGTTTATTTATCattataatgattttttttataaaatatatttagtaaCAGATACATATAAGGTATACACACAAACGTGTGTGCATATAATAATTACATTTAGCCATACAAAAGAAATTTGGAtagattataattttttaaacagaTTCCAATTAACTTGGTGCAAATTCAATGGTTGAATATTCACACAAAAGACATTAAAAATCCAAGTATTACTTTGATGTATTTCATATTAGAAAATAGTCTAAATTTTCACCTTTTTAGAGAATAATAAATTCCTTATGTTCCTTTCACAAGACATACATGAATTGTCAAATGTCAACTCTATTGGTCACTAGTCTTCCCGCTACTACTAATTCGCCTCTAACTTCTCAATCCTGTGCTGTTCCATCCCCCTTGCATTGACAAAGccttttgaaaatgatttaaatatattacaaaaatattggaCGAAGcttttctaaattaaaaaaatttgtaaaataataaaaaaatatttaattataaaatggCCTTATTTTAGTTAAGATGTTAATTTTTATTGcgttaaattaattcaaattaaaactaaacaTCCAATTAAAATGTATCACGTCATAGAGGATAATTTACACGTTGATTTAGATGTTTAGTTATGGAATAAAATGGTAACACTTGCCAAAGGCGAGGTTTCAATCAGAGCTTGACAGCATGAAGTTCCCCAAGGTTCTGCAATTGGATGCTTCGGACAGTTTTGAGCATCACTGAAAGTTGATCCTGACGACTGCAAATACGCCAGGGATCCTTCCATTTTCAGTTCTTCAGTTGTACGGTCTTTAACTAACTCAGTTATGTGTAGGTGACTACgtgacttttaaattttttagttatatcaagtttttgtttttgttttgttctttttttctctctttactCACGAGTACATACTACACAGAATAATTTAGCCCAAGAGTGCATCCATTCGATGCGGTCTTTCTCTTTCAGGTTCTTGTTAACCTAGAAATTGTATCTTAGGTTAGTTTGCATCAAAGCTTCATTTAGTTGGGTGTTTGTATTGAATCCCAAGGAGGCAAGGATGA
The Arachis duranensis cultivar V14167 chromosome 5, aradu.V14167.gnm2.J7QH, whole genome shotgun sequence genome window above contains:
- the LOC107491304 gene encoding protein NRT1/ PTR FAMILY 3.1: MEHNENHHASATTKKGGLVTMPFIFANEVTEKLAVVGFGTNMISYLTTQLHMPLTKAANTLTNFGGTASLTPLLGAFISDAYVGKFWTITVASIIYQIGMISLTVSAVVPQLRPPPCKGEEVCQQANSGQLAILYVSLLLGALGSGGIRPCVVAFGADQFDESDPKQSTKTWGYFNWYYFVMGASILVAVTVIVYIQDNIGWGLGLGIPTVAMFLSIIAFIVGYPLYRNLDPSGSPFTRLVQVAVAAFRKRKIPNLPPAQCLYQNDELDASISLGGKLLHTEQMKFLDKATVVTEGDDTKSPNLWKLNTIHRVEELKSLIRMGPIWASGILLITAYAQQGTFSLQQAKTMDRHLTKTFQIPAGSMSVFTITAMLATTAFYDRVFIRIARRFTGLDRGISFLHRMGIGFVISTLATLVAGFVEIKRKKAAMAHGLIDHSSAIIPISVFWLVPQYGLHGIAEAFMSIGHLEFFYDQAPESMRSTAMALFWTSISLGNYVSTLLVTMVHKFTRGPNGSNWLPDNNLNKGKLEYFYWLITILQFLNLIYYIFCVKYYTYKPIQVHDKDSTSSEENQVELTTV